The sequence below is a genomic window from Mytilus edulis chromosome 2, xbMytEdul2.2, whole genome shotgun sequence.
aaaagcatgCACCACAACATCGATGAGTTGAAAACGTTCAACCAATGTAACGTGTTTGGCTTATAAACTATATGTTCGTATCCGTTTTCACAGAATCTGAGATActccaatatcaatcttttaattaactcGAAAACCTAACTACAACTTGGAGGCTTTCCTTAAAAACTACAAGACCAGTATTTAaactttgaaacttaataaagaaataataatattcaCACAAATAACTGTATATCAAAAAGTAGCCTGAAAACTATAACCTCAATTTATCCTTGATCCTTTCACTGACTCCGAGGTCCCAACTgatttgacaaacaattatattaaacttaatTAAGAACAATCTTCAAAAAAATCATAGGTTTCCGAAACACCTAGTTCTGAGACACCCAGTCTCTAAAACACCTAGTCCTGAAATGACTAGTCTCTGAAGCACCTAAGTTACCAGATTATTACAAGCTAtctgttcgagggactgcgaccattcccAAGGGAAATTACAGTTTCGGAACAACGCGGTAGCTTGCAATAATTGTAATACCTTTAAAAACCGCTTGCTTCAAAACTACAACGCTTTCAACTCAACTAGGTTTATAAACTTACTTTCCAGCTTCAAATTTCAATTCTTCAATTCCTTCAGAAGCGATTATTATCCGTCGACAGCCAGattacaaatgacaaaaaaaacacaatgaatcggtgtctttatataccaagagcgcggacctcgaagagagcaccctagtaACAATTAACGCGTCTCATAACAACCAAGGATAAAAGAATGATTTCATATGCATTTATCGTTAACGCATTGTCCAAACGGGTAATTTATTATAGATAACAATTAAACGATAAACTATAGATATTGTCTTATGCCTaaactgcatttttgtcacaTTACCCACGCCTCCGATTTCATGCGTCCTCGCATGACTAACATACTTTTATTTCCTATTTGTATATACACAAAGCAACTGCAAAAGAATAAGTTTTAAATGTCCCTAACAAATTTTGCCTCTGCAGCGGCCCCAAGGAGCCTACTCTTAACGAAATCTGCAGGAGGGGTCTTTTACATGCACAGGGCGAGACATGTTCCTGTACATGGGgcctcggatttaacgtccccatccgacggactcgcatattgtatataaaactctgcatgaaataatatatattttttttttattactgtttttGCTGCCTGCAATAACAGATCAAAGTTTAATCATAAGAAAGAAATTCTTCAAACACTGTCTCTTTAATCTCTCTGTTGTTCTCAACATATCTGGTAACGGTCTTGatatattttctgtgttttaaTCCTTCGACCTGTACAGCCTTATCTTGAAAAGTACTGTCAATTTCTCTCTTGTTCTTTCCATTTTCACTAGTCACCTGCGACTCAGACTTTGTCTCCTCTGAATGTTCTTCTGGTTCTGGTTCAGTTTCACTTTTACTGTTTAAATCTGGACTGTGAACTTTTCCATCTATTTCTTGCTTGTTCGATGACTCTTTCAATAGTGCAAGTAACTTCTCTTTTTTTGGAGCCAACACTTTATCTGGTCTGGTTGGCTTTCTTGTGATTCTCCCCTCCAGACAAACTTTATCACAAATCTTAGCTGTTTCAGGCGGATTTTTATCCTTTTCTGGTCCCGGACTGACATTTTCATCATCGATGCTTTCTCCACCTGAGATGTCTCCTATCAGGTTTTTTAACTCTCCGGGATCGGAAAACTCTTTTCCACTTCCTGAGGAGGATTCACTGTCATCAGAAAATGAATCTGACTCATCTGAACTGTTATCTTTTTCCTTGGATTGAACATTCTGTTCTTTCTTTTCTTCCTGTTTATCAAGAGGTACCTCAACTACTTTAACATCTTCATGTTGATGATACTTTTTCATATGACGTGCATAATATACCTTCTTCTTGAACATTTGGTTGCACTGGTAGCAGGTCAATCTACTCTTGTCTTGTGCACATGTTAAAACATGATTTTTCAGCTTATCAGTGTCGCTGTATTCCTCCTTGCATAATGGACAAGTTTCTTTCATAACTAGCATCACTTGCTTTGTCAGTCTTGGTGTTGTCTTTGTTTTAACCATTAcctacaaaacattaaaatatacattataattTTCGATCCTCTtcgaaacacatttttttttaaatttatttacatatatatatatatatcaaatatatacaacATTCTGTAGAATACAACTTAATTCTATCCAAAATCACAAATGAAGTCCTGGTATCGCTCAGGACGTTTTACTTCGCGTCTGGGGCGAATGTTGTCTCTTAAAGAAACATCAGTAAACTCATCAGTATGTTTATCAATCTCGTTTTCGACATCTTCTATTACTCGATCATTTATAACTAAATCAACGTCTTCTTCTCTTAACATTTGtgagatttttttcttaatcCTATCACAATGGATAACTTGTGGCTTGCCACTTCTGCCACAATTAACCTCATATAACACATTAGACATTTTCCTCAAAATTGTAAAAGGGCCCCTCCAAAATGATGTTAGCTTAGAGGAACACCCTATCTTTTTCTGTgggaaaaatatatatacttcatCCCCTTCTTCAAATTTTCGCCAGGATAATTTCTTGTCATGATATGTTTTCTGTCTAAGTATGGCTTGTTTTATATGTCCCCTTACAAATGTGTGAGCATCTTCTATACGTTCTTTAAGTTCCCATACCCACTGATTAGTAGGAACTGGTTTCACACTCGTAGGCATGCAATAAATTAAGTCAAGGGGCATTGTTGTCTCACGACCAAGCATGAGTAAGTTCGGAGTCGTACCTGTTGTTTCATGCTCAGCGGCTCGGTAAGCCATCATTACATATGGCAAATGCACATCCCAATCTCTATGATGCTCATGAACGTATGAACTGAGCATAACTTCTAGGGTTTGGTTGAATCTCTCTACCATACCATCTGATTTAGGATGGTATGGAGTAGTTCTTGTTTTGTCAATTTCTAAGAGGTTACACATCTCCGAAAACAACTTGCTCTCATACTGTAATCCTTGATCTGAATGAATCGTATATGGTATTCCAAATCGAGCCACAACTTCCTCAACGAGTATCTTTGCCACAGTTCATGGGAACTCCTGATTGAACAACCTGCATGGGAGCACGTTTCTTTTGCAAAGGCCGCTTACGTCTGGTACATTTATCACAGCCTGCAACATATCTCCGTACATCATCTTGTTGACCAGGCCAATAAAATCTCTGTCTTATTTTACCTAACGTTTTGGTGACTCCCAAGTGTCCTGATGTTCGGACATCATGACAATATTCAAGAATTTTTCGTCTTTCACACAAAGGTACAACAGCCTGACAGTATGTAATATTTGTACTTCCTATTTCCCAAGTCCTACATACCAGCTCATTCTCGATACAGAGTCGGTTGAACTGACTCCAAAGACTTCGCATGAAATAACTGCCACAAACTTCTTCCCAGGATGGTCTTTCACCCTTTTCTAGCCATTCTCTGACCTTACTTATATTTGTATCGGCATTCTGAGCTTCCTGGATCTCAGTAATAACACTGACTTTGttggattcatttatatttttagattgaATGTTCTGTGAATAACCAACCGCTGTGTCTTTCTCTATATTACAATGATTGCATTGCTTGCATGGCAGGCGACTTAAAAAATCAGCATTATTATGTTTGACACCTGGTCGATGTTCAATTTCCATATCGTAAGAAAACAACACCTCCAACCACCTCGCCATCTGTCCTTCGGGATTTTTGAAATTTAGGAGCCAGCGAAGTGAACTGTGGTCTGTACGAATTTTAAACTTTTTGCCGTAAAGATAGTTTTTGTAATACTTTGAGAAGTGAACCACTGCAAGCAGTTCTTTTCTTGTAACTCAGTACTTGCGCTCTGATTTCGTCAAACTTCTGCTACCATATGCAATAACTTTTTCTGTATCGTCTTGAATCTGCGAAAGTACAGCACCAATGGCTGTTCCACTAGCATCTGTGTCAAGTATGAACGGTTTTGTAAAATCGGGATGAGCAAGGACTGGGGCTGTGGTGAGACACATTTTAAGTTTTAAGAAAGCTTCATTGCATTCATGCGACCAAtcgtactttttatttttttcagtaagtTTGTGTAAAGGTTTAGCAATAGCTGCAAAACCCTCTACAAATCTTCTGTAGTAACTACAGAATCCTAAAAATGATCTTACATCAGAAACATTTGATGGTGTTGGCCAGTTTTGAACAATTTCTAGTTTCTTTTTATCTGTAGCAACACCATCCTCAGAAATAATGTGCCCTAAGTATTCTACTTCAGTAGCAAACAAAGTACATTTTCGGGGTTTAAGTTTCAAATTAGCAGATCGCAATCTGTCAAAAACGGTAGCTAGATTTTTCAACATGTCTTCAAAGCTTTTTGCAAAAACAATTATATCGTCTAGGTATATCAAGCATAACTCCCATTGCAACCCTGCTAATACCATCTCCATCAGACGCTCAAAAGTTGCTGGTGCGTTACATAATCCAAAAGGGAGTACTCTGAACTGAAACAACCCTTTTCTTGTAGCAAATGCAGTTTTGAACCGATCTGATGCTTCAACCTCTACCTGCCAGTATCCAGAGCAAAGGTCTAGCGTAGAAAACAACTTCGCACCCGACAGCTGTTCTAGTGAATCATCAATTCTAGGTAGAGGATATGCGTCCTTAACTGTCGAGCTGTTGAGCATGCGATAGTCCACACAAAATCGCGTAGAACCATCTTTTTTCTTACTAAAACTACCCCTGAAGCCCAAGGGCTGCTTGAATGCTCAATGATGCCCTTTTCTAACATGTCATCAATTGTTTTATCAACCT
It includes:
- the LOC139510416 gene encoding uncharacterized protein, with translation MVKTKTTPRLTKQVMLVMKETCPLCKEEYSDTDKLKNHVLTCAQDKSRLTCYQCNQMFKKKVYYARHMKKYHQHEDVKVVEVPLDKQEEKKEQNVQSKEKDNSSDESDSFSDDSESSSGSGKEFSDPGELKNLIGDISGGESIDDENVSPGPEKDKNPPETAKICDKVCLEGRITRKPTRPDKVLAPKKEKLLALLKESSNKQEIDGKVHSPDLNSKSETEPEPEEHSEETKSESQVTSENGKNKREIDSTFQDKAVQVEGLKHRKYIKTVTRYVENNREIKETVFEEFLSYD